From Trichomycterus rosablanca isolate fTriRos1 chromosome 27, fTriRos1.hap1, whole genome shotgun sequence, a single genomic window includes:
- the elfn2a gene encoding extracellular leucine-rich repeat and fibronectin type III domain containing 2a — protein MAKTREQSEQSRNAITTKNKQFKGYETISKDFGIPASTVENVIKKSATHETTKNLPGCGGKRKIDERTLVVQNVMNKPCTTSRELQSKGFHLLICPTSLLRADCWLIEGDKGYVWLAICSQNQPPYETIPQHINNTVHDLRLNENKLKAIFFSTMSRFTNLTDLNLTKNEISYIEDGAFAGQANLQVLQLGYNKLTNLTEGMLRGLGRMQCLFLQHNLIEVIATNAFWESPSLSSLDLSSNKLAKLDPSTFTVLGRLMVCELAGNPFHCGCDLYSFLIWLEVFNNVTHTYDRLQCETPKELFSFPLLSPTTSHGRNARTILSSICKDGVIIPGITSLPPDLDSSGIGPDIPDQMGPYQQPTASSTAIPSYSPRITLHSVSLSSASLLVQIPQPFSKMYILVQYNNSYGIDIRNLKRKKELILLNALKSHTEYTFCVASMRNSKRYNHTCLNFATKSPGPDDLRAGPSTTTHYIMTILGCLFGMVIVLGLVYYCLRRRRIQEEINNSISVKKTILEMRYGPEAAAAATNDPAALQKLQEQAHHQHYHSKLSQSTSSSLGMLHSSANTSSSRLSTLPQVDKMSTTFSEAMTSGKGNYMDMRTSAGAEERLKDGAAAVAAEEIRRKKNGMDAGEDSDDNGQGSTSEISTIAKEVDKVNQIINNCIDALKLDSVVVAASTSEKPSSSPPQCISPSSRGLIPLSPATIDTCPIMSSPKIPHLPPVPLVMPLSERPGISGGGFLSPPYRDPPPVTAPRSLQRQLSADAAVVALNVKNRSNVSSGGPNKNARVFSLDVPEPLSPDSCTFSEKGSPVECREPPERIPLVGVQVGNNGRGEGGNGGGGGGGGGSGGSGGCGIAVPAQQHLLEVHPDYHCSEHRHSFPALYYEDAAHSPAQKASFLKPLSRTKRDTAYSQLSPRHHNYSGYSSSPEYSSETTLRIWERFRPYKKSPRQDAYIAAGHALRKKVQFAKDEDLHDILDFWKGVSAQQKL, from the coding sequence TGAGGGCTGACTGCTGGCTTATCGAGGGCGACAAAGGCTACGTGTGGCTTGCAATCTGTAGCCAGAACCAGCCGCCGTATGAGACAATCCCTCAGCACATAAATAACACTGTGCACGACCTGCGTCTGAACGAGAACAAGCTCAAAGCCATCTTCTTCAGCACCATGAGTCGCTTCACCAACCTCACAGACCTTAATCTTACCAAGAATGAGATCTCCTACATCGAGGACGGCGCCTTCGCTGGACAGGCCAACCTTCAGGTGCTTCAGCTGGGTTATAACAAGCTAACAAACCTCACCGAAGGGATGCTGAGAGGCCTGGGTAGAATGCAATGCTTGTTTTTACAGCACAACCTCATAGAGGTCATTGCTACCAATGCTTTTTGGGAGAGTCCAAGTCTAAGCAGCCTTGATCTGTCCTCCAACAAGCTGGCCAAGTTGGACCCTTCGACATTTACAGTCCTTGGAAGGCTAATGGTGTGCGAACTGGCCGGGAATCCCTTCCACTGTGGCTGTGATTTGTACAGCTTTTTAATCTGGCTAGAAGTCTTCAACAATGTCACACATACCTATGACAGGCTGCAGTGCGAAACCCCAAAGGAACTTTTCAGCTTCCCCTTGCTAAGTCCAACCACTAGCCATGGGCGCAATGCCAGGACTATATTATCTTCCATATGCAAAGATGGGGTGATTATTCCTGGGATTACATCACTGCCTCCAGATTTGGACTCGTCTGGAATAGGACCAGATATTCCAGACCAGATGGGACCGTATCAGCAACCCACAGCCTCATCGACTGCGATTCCTTCCTACAGCCCTAGAATCACACTGCATTCGGTTTCTCTCTCATCTGCATCATTACTGGTTCAGATACCTCAACCGTTCAGCAAGATGTACATACTGGTGCAGTACAATAACAGTTATGGGATCGATATCAGGAACCTCAAGAGGAAGAAGGAGCTGATACTACTGAATGCTCTGAAGTCCCACACAGAATACACCTTTTGTGTAGCCTCCATGCGTAACTCAAAGCGCTACAACCACACTTGTCTCAATTTTGCTACAAAATCTCCGGGGCCTGATGATCTGCGCGCTGGGCCGTCGACCACCACCCACTACATAATGACCATCCTGGGCTGTTTGTTCGGTATGGTCATTGTGTTGGGTCTGGTGTACTACTGCCTACGCAGGCGGCGAATTCAGGAGGAGATAAACAACTCTATTAGCGTTAAAAAGACGATACTGGAAATGCGGTACGGACCTGAGGCAGCGGCTGCTGCCACCAATGACCCGGCGGCATTACAGAAGCTCCAAGAACAAGCTCACCATCAGCATTACCATAGCAAACTGTCACAGTCTACTTCATCTAGCTTAGGAATGCTCCACAGTTCTGCCAACACCAGTTCCTCTCGGCTTTCAACACTTCCACAGGTAGACAAGATGTCCACAACCTTCTCAGAGGCTATGACCAGTGGTAAGGGGAACTACATGGACATGCGGACTTCGGCCGGAGCGGAGGAACGGTTAAAGGATGGAGCTGCGGCAGTTGCAGCAGAAGAAATAAGGAGGAAAAAGAATGGGATGGATGCAGGTGAGGACTCTGATGATAACGGACAAGGATCAACGTCTGAGATATCTACCATTGCGAAAGAGGTGGACAAAGTCAACCAGATCATCAACAACTGCATAGATGCACTAAAGCTGGATTCTGTAGTTGTCGCAGCAAGCACATCTGAAAAACCCTCCTCATCGCCACCACAGTGCATCTCTCCATCCTCCAGAGGACTCATCCCTCTTTCCCCAGCAACAATAGACACGTGTCCAATCATGTCTTCTCCCAAGATTCCCCATTTACCCCCAGTTCCTTTGGTTATGCCTCTGTCTGAGAGACCAGGAATTAGTGGTGGTGGTTTTCTATCCCCACCCTACAGAGACCCACCTCCTGTAACTGCACCGCGGTCTCTACAGCGGCAACTGAGTGCTGATGCAGCTGTTGTTGCTCTCAATGTGAAGAACCGCAGCAATGTGTCCTCTGGAGGCCCCAATAAGAACGCTCGAGTCTTTAGCCTTGATGTCCCTGAGCCTCTCAGCCCAGATTCCTGCACGTTTTCAGAAAAAGGCAGTCCTGTTGAGTGCAGGGAGCCTCCCGAAAGGATCCCTCTGGTAGGGGTACAGGTGGGCAATAATGGCAGGGGAGAAGGTGGCAACGGGGGAGGAGGGGGAGGCGGCGGTGGCAGTGGTGGTTCGGGTGGATGTGGCATTGCAGTTCCAGCTCAACAGCACCTCTTGGAGGTGCACCCAGACTACCACTGCTCAGAGCACCGACACTCCTTCCCCGCTCTCTACTATGAGGACGCCGCCCACTCTCCTGCCCAAAAAGCTTCTTTCCTAAAGCCCCTCTCTCGCACCAAGCGGGACACTGCCTATTCGCAGCTTTCGCCGCGGCACCACAACTACTCGGGATACTCGTCCAGTCCGGAGTACTCCTCCGAGACCACTCTTAGGATCTGGGAGCGCTTCCGGCCCTACAAGAAGAGCCCTCGTCAGGATGCTTACATTGCTGCCGGACACGCACTCAGGAAGAAAGTGCAGTTTGCGAAGGATGAGGATTTGCATGACATTCTTGACTTTTGGAAGGGAGTATCTGCACAGCAGAAACTTTGA